From a region of the Impatiens glandulifera chromosome 4, dImpGla2.1, whole genome shotgun sequence genome:
- the LOC124933502 gene encoding histone deacetylase 5 isoform X2, protein MESSSNGRDNDGGAGGDDGVVVVGGPRVGLIYDERMCSHFTTDRTHPEKPNRIRAIWQELQSSGITNRCIFVSAKKAEDKHISPLHTKEHIDLVKNISSKRRAQRESVANRLNSIYFNEGSSESAYLAAGSVIEVAEKVAKGELNSAFAIVRPPGHHAEKSEPMGFCLFNNVAIATKYLLDERPDLGIKKILIVDWDVHHGNGTQKMFWKDPRVLFFSVHRYDSGAFYPCSDDGSHLMIGEGPGEGYNINVPWENGRTFPCEDADYIAAWDHVLIPVAREFKPDIIMISAGFDAALGDPLGGCRVTPYGYSVLLKKLMEFADGKIVMALEGGYNFNSLAKSVKACVEVLLEDNHRVELLEDNPYDSTWEVIKQVREKLKSFWPVLAGKLPEVDNTTRRRNPPIIESSSSESEHDDTSWCLLTTFEEIVRPLSELTVSDGKVNNWRTELSKVDIWYATYGSNMLMSRFLCYIQGGQVEGMKRACAGSVDKSLPREIMWKTVPHRLFFGRDETKTWGPGGVAFLNPESDLGEKAHILLYRITLEQFNDVLFQENVSDYDMSSPPFDLTHLDLIHDTKSISLHLFQSGWYHNVVFMGYENGLPILTMTDSDVEGFKTGKLPLNAPAKEYENTLLKGLMEDKYLSQEDAIAYLGDASTKPFLSSKSSK, encoded by the exons ATGGAATCGTCGTCGAACGGAAGAGATAACGACGGCGGCGCCGGCGGAGACGATGGCGTCGTCGTCGTCGGAGGACCTCGTGTTGGATTGATATACGACGAAAGGATGTGTAGTCATTTCACGACTGATCGTACTCATCCCGAGAAACCAAATCGCATTCGCGCCATCTGGCAAGAACTTCAATCCTCCGGCATTACTAACAG ATGCATATTTGTTAGTGCAAAAAAAGCAGAGGATAAACATATATCTCCACTTCACACCAAAGAGCATATCGACTTGGTCAAGAACATAAGCTCCAAGCGTCGCGCTCAAAGAGAAAGTGTTGCCAATCGtttaaattctatatatttCAATGAAGGCTCCTCTGAATCTGCATATCTTGCTGCTGGTTCTGTCATAGAG GTTGCTGAGAAAGTTGCCAAGGGTGAACTGAATTCGGCATTTGCTATTGTTAGACCTCCAGGACATCATGCAGAGAAAAGTGAACCCATGGGGTTCTGTTTGTTCAACAATGTTGCGATTGCGACAAAGTACCTATTGGATGAAAGA CCAGACTTGGggattaagaaaatattaatagttgATTGGGATGTACATCATGGTAATGGTACTCAGAAAATGTTCTGGAAGGATCCTCGAGTATTATTCTTCTCTGTGCACAG GTACGATTCTGGAGCATTCTATCCATGTTCAGATGATGGTTCCCATCTAATGATTGGAGAAGGACCAGGTGAAGGTTATAATATCAATGTTCCATGGGAAAATGGTCGTACTTTTCCTTGTGAAGATGCAGACTACATAGCAGCTTGGGACCATGTGTTGATTCCTGTGGCTCGGGAATTTAAGCCAGATATTATCATGATTTCTGCTGGATTTGATGCAG CTCTTGGTGATCCTCTTGGTGGATGTCGTGTGACACCATATGGATATTCTGTCTTGTTAAAGAAG TTGATGGAGTTTGCTGATGGTAAGATTGTGATGGCCTTAGAGGGaggttataattttaattctttagCAAAGTCAGTAAAGGCATGTGTAGAAGTACTGTTGGAGGATAATCACCGTGTTGAGTTACTGGAGGATAATCCATATGATTCCACATGGGAAGTAATAAAACAG GTCCGTGAAAAACTGAAATCATTTTGGCCAGTACTTGCTGGCAAGTTACCCGAGGTAGATAATACTACAAGAAGAAGGAATCCTCCAATTATTGAG TCCTCGAGCTCTGAATCTGAACATGATGATACTAGTTGGTGCTTATTAACTACATTTGAAGAAATTGTGCGGCCACTTTCTGAGCTGACAGTTAGTGATG GCAAAGTAAATAATTGGCGAACAGAACTTTCAAAAGTTGATATTTGGTATGCTACCTATGGATCAAATATGCTTATGTCAAGGTTCCTTTGCTACATCCAAGGTGGACAG GTGGAAGGCATGAAAAGGGCATGTGCTGGTTCAGTTGATAAAAGCCTACCAAGGGAGATTATGTGGAAGACCGTCCCTCATCGTTTGTTCTTTGGCCGTGATGAAACAAAAACCTGGGGTCCGGGAGGGGTTGCATTCCTCAATCCTGAATCTGACCTCGGGGAGAAAGCACACATTCTTCTTTATCGGATTAC GCTTGAGCAGTTCAATGATGTGCTGTTTCAGGAGAATGTTTCAGACTATGACATGAGCTCTCCTCCTTTTGATCTGACTCATTTAGATTTGATTCATGATACGAAGTCCATCTCCTTGCATCTTTTCCAG AGTGGCTGGTACCATAATGTTGTGTTCATGGGGTATGAAAATGGCCTCCCAATACTGACAATGAC TGATTCTGATGTTGAAGGCTTCAAAACTGGGAAATTACCCTTAAATGCACCTGCTAAAGAATATGAAAACACCTTACTTAAGGGGCTGATGGAAGATAAATACCTTTCCCAGGAGGATGCCATTGCTTACTTAGGAGATGCTTCAACTAAGCCATTCTTATCTTCCAAATCTTCCAAATAG
- the LOC124933502 gene encoding histone deacetylase 5 isoform X1: protein MESSSNGRDNDGGAGGDDGVVVVGGPRVGLIYDERMCSHFTTDRTHPEKPNRIRAIWQELQSSGITNRCIFVSAKKAEDKHISPLHTKEHIDLVKNISSKRRAQRESVANRLNSIYFNEGSSESAYLAAGSVIEVAEKVAKGELNSAFAIVRPPGHHAEKSEPMGFCLFNNVAIATKYLLDERPDLGIKKILIVDWDVHHGNGTQKMFWKDPRVLFFSVHRYDSGAFYPCSDDGSHLMIGEGPGEGYNINVPWENGRTFPCEDADYIAAWDHVLIPVAREFKPDIIMISAGFDAALGDPLGGCRVTPYGYSVLLKKLMEFADGKIVMALEGGYNFNSLAKSVKACVEVLLEDNHRVELLEDNPYDSTWEVIKQVREKLKSFWPVLAGKLPEVDNTTRRRNPPIIESSSSESEHDDTSWCLLTTFEEIVRPLSELTVSDGKVNNWRTELSKVDIWYATYGSNMLMSRFLCYIQGGQVEGMKRACAGSVDKSLPREIMWKTVPHRLFFGRDETKTWGPGGVAFLNPESDLGEKAHILLYRITLEQFNDVLFQENVSDYDMSSPPFDLTHLDLIHDTKSISLHLFQSGWYHNVVFMGYENGLPILTMTCSDSDVEGFKTGKLPLNAPAKEYENTLLKGLMEDKYLSQEDAIAYLGDASTKPFLSSKSSK from the exons ATGGAATCGTCGTCGAACGGAAGAGATAACGACGGCGGCGCCGGCGGAGACGATGGCGTCGTCGTCGTCGGAGGACCTCGTGTTGGATTGATATACGACGAAAGGATGTGTAGTCATTTCACGACTGATCGTACTCATCCCGAGAAACCAAATCGCATTCGCGCCATCTGGCAAGAACTTCAATCCTCCGGCATTACTAACAG ATGCATATTTGTTAGTGCAAAAAAAGCAGAGGATAAACATATATCTCCACTTCACACCAAAGAGCATATCGACTTGGTCAAGAACATAAGCTCCAAGCGTCGCGCTCAAAGAGAAAGTGTTGCCAATCGtttaaattctatatatttCAATGAAGGCTCCTCTGAATCTGCATATCTTGCTGCTGGTTCTGTCATAGAG GTTGCTGAGAAAGTTGCCAAGGGTGAACTGAATTCGGCATTTGCTATTGTTAGACCTCCAGGACATCATGCAGAGAAAAGTGAACCCATGGGGTTCTGTTTGTTCAACAATGTTGCGATTGCGACAAAGTACCTATTGGATGAAAGA CCAGACTTGGggattaagaaaatattaatagttgATTGGGATGTACATCATGGTAATGGTACTCAGAAAATGTTCTGGAAGGATCCTCGAGTATTATTCTTCTCTGTGCACAG GTACGATTCTGGAGCATTCTATCCATGTTCAGATGATGGTTCCCATCTAATGATTGGAGAAGGACCAGGTGAAGGTTATAATATCAATGTTCCATGGGAAAATGGTCGTACTTTTCCTTGTGAAGATGCAGACTACATAGCAGCTTGGGACCATGTGTTGATTCCTGTGGCTCGGGAATTTAAGCCAGATATTATCATGATTTCTGCTGGATTTGATGCAG CTCTTGGTGATCCTCTTGGTGGATGTCGTGTGACACCATATGGATATTCTGTCTTGTTAAAGAAG TTGATGGAGTTTGCTGATGGTAAGATTGTGATGGCCTTAGAGGGaggttataattttaattctttagCAAAGTCAGTAAAGGCATGTGTAGAAGTACTGTTGGAGGATAATCACCGTGTTGAGTTACTGGAGGATAATCCATATGATTCCACATGGGAAGTAATAAAACAG GTCCGTGAAAAACTGAAATCATTTTGGCCAGTACTTGCTGGCAAGTTACCCGAGGTAGATAATACTACAAGAAGAAGGAATCCTCCAATTATTGAG TCCTCGAGCTCTGAATCTGAACATGATGATACTAGTTGGTGCTTATTAACTACATTTGAAGAAATTGTGCGGCCACTTTCTGAGCTGACAGTTAGTGATG GCAAAGTAAATAATTGGCGAACAGAACTTTCAAAAGTTGATATTTGGTATGCTACCTATGGATCAAATATGCTTATGTCAAGGTTCCTTTGCTACATCCAAGGTGGACAG GTGGAAGGCATGAAAAGGGCATGTGCTGGTTCAGTTGATAAAAGCCTACCAAGGGAGATTATGTGGAAGACCGTCCCTCATCGTTTGTTCTTTGGCCGTGATGAAACAAAAACCTGGGGTCCGGGAGGGGTTGCATTCCTCAATCCTGAATCTGACCTCGGGGAGAAAGCACACATTCTTCTTTATCGGATTAC GCTTGAGCAGTTCAATGATGTGCTGTTTCAGGAGAATGTTTCAGACTATGACATGAGCTCTCCTCCTTTTGATCTGACTCATTTAGATTTGATTCATGATACGAAGTCCATCTCCTTGCATCTTTTCCAG AGTGGCTGGTACCATAATGTTGTGTTCATGGGGTATGAAAATGGCCTCCCAATACTGACAATGAC ATGCAGTGATTCTGATGTTGAAGGCTTCAAAACTGGGAAATTACCCTTAAATGCACCTGCTAAAGAATATGAAAACACCTTACTTAAGGGGCTGATGGAAGATAAATACCTTTCCCAGGAGGATGCCATTGCTTACTTAGGAGATGCTTCAACTAAGCCATTCTTATCTTCCAAATCTTCCAAATAG